In Trichocoleus desertorum NBK24, the following are encoded in one genomic region:
- a CDS encoding ATP-binding protein, whose amino-acid sequence MANEKILVVEDERIVARDIEKRLKKLGYVVPVTVASGEEAIKKTAEIRPDLVLMDIQLKGEIDGIETAEQIRADFDIPVIYLTAYADEATLQRAKATEPFGYILKPFDARDLHVAIEVALRRRLSEEAIRVALEKERELSELKSRFWSMAAHEFRNPMTSILSAAQLLEQEKHDLPEERRREYLYMIQNSIRAMDQLLSDVLAIGRVEGGNLRFDPAPLDLEEFCSIVVEEMQFNAGLKHRIIFNQQGSCDQACLDKKLLRHVLTNLLSNAIKYSPEGNDINFDLICSDNTVIFQVKDTGIGIPAEAKNYLFEPFQRADNVGNIPGTGLGLTMVKRCLDLHGGQISVESDTDRGTIVTVQLHLNSHVVSRKS is encoded by the coding sequence ATGGCCAATGAAAAAATTTTAGTAGTTGAAGATGAAAGAATTGTTGCCAGAGATATTGAGAAAAGGCTGAAAAAGTTAGGTTATGTGGTGCCCGTGACGGTTGCTTCTGGCGAAGAAGCTATTAAAAAAACGGCAGAGATCCGACCCGATTTGGTGTTGATGGATATTCAACTCAAAGGTGAGATAGATGGCATCGAAACCGCAGAACAAATTCGGGCTGATTTTGATATTCCTGTAATTTATCTCACTGCTTATGCAGACGAGGCAACTTTGCAGCGAGCCAAAGCCACAGAGCCATTTGGTTATATTCTGAAACCGTTTGATGCTAGAGACTTACACGTTGCGATTGAAGTTGCTTTACGGAGACGTTTGTCCGAGGAAGCGATTCGGGTGGCATTGGAAAAAGAGAGAGAACTGAGTGAACTAAAGTCTCGTTTTTGGTCGATGGCAGCGCACGAATTTCGCAATCCCATGACCTCTATCTTGTCTGCGGCACAGCTCCTTGAACAAGAGAAACATGACCTTCCTGAAGAGCGAAGGCGTGAGTACTTATATATGATTCAAAACTCAATTCGAGCGATGGATCAATTACTCAGCGATGTTTTAGCCATTGGCCGAGTCGAGGGAGGCAATCTCAGATTTGATCCAGCCCCCTTAGACCTGGAGGAGTTTTGCAGCATTGTTGTAGAAGAAATGCAGTTTAATGCAGGTCTAAAGCATCGAATTATTTTCAACCAGCAGGGTAGTTGTGATCAAGCTTGTTTAGACAAAAAACTATTAAGGCATGTCTTAACTAATCTTCTTTCAAATGCAATTAAATACTCGCCTGAAGGTAATGATATTAATTTTGATCTGATTTGTTCTGATAACACAGTCATTTTTCAAGTTAAAGATACAGGAATTGGCATTCCGGCAGAAGCAAAAAATTATCTTTTTGAGCCGTTTCAGCGGGCTGATAATGTGGGTAATATTCCTGGCACAGGGTTAGGACTCACTATGGTTAAAAGATGCTTAGACTTACATGGTGGGCAAATTTCTGTAGAGAGTGATACTGACCGAGGAACGATAGTCACGGTGCAATTACACTTAAATAGCCATGTAGTATCTCGTAAAAGTTAG
- a CDS encoding histidine kinase dimerization/phosphoacceptor domain -containing protein: MQAQDPSTFPLTLEAAIDRRPLTVPPETSVVEAIAMMSKAQSSCVLPALELSRNTVLMGEARASAILVIEGSQLLGVFAEREAIQAIASNRNLAEVKVSEVMQQPAIALTQTEHQDVFTALALLRQHQIQHLPVVDPQGELVGIVTPASIRNVLQLDELLKSKPLGELAAPPVVQAPVTTTLLDLAQLMGEQRVDYVVLTAATPHPGPNSDSTSGIEAPVGIILERHIIQLWALELDLLQIPAQAVMSTSLPCFPVSESVLVAYWEMQQQRVQRLGVSGNTGGLLSVVSPTSFLYSLDLDEIHSAVEQLQQSIEHFEVEKNQRTQNCHTDLETQLLENPAELLEQLQCSQILTAMALHIRESLNLNEILQTAVNEVRRFLQTDRVIMYRFNPDYSGTVVVESVAEGWRPAVNSSIQDTCFGQNYAQAYKRGRIQVTEDIYTAGLTQCHIDILVLYDIRASLVVPILQGEHLWGLLCAYHCVGPRRWRQFEVELLKQLATHMAIAIQQSELYHQVQNELAERKRAEEQLKLSLKEKEVLLKEIHHRVKNNLQVISSVLRLQSDYVKDDKILALFNDSQNRIRSMALIHEKLYQSSNLLKINFDEYIHDLTDNLIRSYVAFASSVTLTTNAVGVWLNIDTAIPCGLIINELVSNSLKHAFPGSNQENEIRISITSTEENQFTLTVRDNGIGFPENIDFRNTESLGLELVCIFTEQLDGTIELNQSNGTAFIITFSEIGNIGRIEKNGQ, encoded by the coding sequence ATGCAAGCACAAGATCCGTCAACCTTTCCGCTCACTCTAGAGGCTGCGATCGATCGGCGTCCTTTAACCGTGCCTCCTGAAACCTCAGTGGTAGAGGCGATCGCCATGATGAGTAAAGCCCAGAGTAGCTGCGTACTGCCAGCATTGGAACTATCGCGCAACACCGTTTTAATGGGCGAAGCCCGCGCCAGTGCCATTCTGGTGATCGAGGGTTCACAGTTACTCGGCGTGTTTGCTGAGCGAGAGGCTATCCAGGCGATCGCCTCCAATCGCAACTTAGCAGAGGTCAAAGTTTCTGAGGTGATGCAGCAGCCTGCGATCGCCCTGACTCAGACTGAGCATCAAGATGTTTTTACTGCCCTAGCACTCCTAAGACAACATCAAATTCAGCATCTGCCCGTCGTAGACCCACAAGGCGAACTGGTAGGAATCGTGACACCTGCCAGTATCCGCAATGTATTACAGCTAGATGAATTGCTGAAATCCAAGCCGCTAGGAGAGTTGGCAGCACCTCCGGTCGTTCAAGCCCCCGTGACCACGACATTGCTAGATTTAGCCCAGCTCATGGGTGAGCAGCGAGTTGATTATGTAGTGTTGACAGCAGCAACTCCTCATCCTGGCCCTAATTCTGACTCTACTTCTGGCATAGAGGCACCCGTAGGCATCATTCTAGAACGGCATATTATCCAGCTTTGGGCGCTAGAACTAGATTTATTACAGATACCAGCCCAGGCGGTCATGAGCACATCCCTACCCTGCTTTCCTGTCTCAGAGTCTGTATTGGTAGCTTATTGGGAAATGCAACAACAGCGAGTGCAACGACTGGGTGTATCCGGTAACACTGGGGGATTGTTAAGCGTCGTTTCTCCCACCAGCTTCTTATACAGCTTAGATCTCGACGAAATACACAGCGCTGTAGAACAACTCCAGCAGTCGATTGAGCACTTTGAAGTCGAAAAAAACCAACGAACCCAAAATTGTCATACTGACCTAGAAACACAGCTTTTAGAAAATCCAGCAGAGTTACTAGAACAGTTACAGTGCAGCCAAATCCTGACGGCAATGGCGCTGCATATTCGGGAGTCTCTTAACTTAAATGAAATTCTTCAGACTGCCGTTAATGAAGTCCGACGCTTTTTGCAGACGGATCGAGTGATTATGTACCGCTTCAATCCAGACTACAGCGGCACAGTCGTCGTCGAATCGGTGGCAGAAGGTTGGAGACCTGCCGTCAACAGCAGCATTCAAGATACCTGCTTTGGTCAAAATTACGCCCAAGCCTACAAAAGAGGCCGAATTCAAGTCACAGAAGACATCTACACAGCGGGTTTAACTCAATGCCATATCGATATTTTAGTTCTGTATGACATTCGCGCTAGCCTCGTAGTACCGATCCTGCAAGGCGAGCATCTGTGGGGGTTGTTGTGTGCCTATCATTGCGTTGGCCCCCGGCGCTGGCGACAGTTTGAAGTTGAGTTACTTAAGCAACTAGCAACCCATATGGCGATCGCCATTCAACAATCTGAGCTTTATCACCAAGTCCAGAATGAACTGGCTGAGCGCAAGCGAGCAGAGGAGCAGCTAAAACTATCCTTAAAAGAAAAAGAGGTGCTACTGAAGGAAATTCACCATCGAGTCAAAAATAACTTGCAAGTTATCTCTAGCGTCTTGAGACTGCAATCTGACTATGTAAAAGATGACAAAATCCTGGCTTTGTTTAACGATAGCCAAAACCGCATTCGCTCGATGGCGCTCATCCACGAAAAGCTCTACCAGTCCAGCAACTTATTAAAAATAAATTTCGATGAATACATTCATGATCTAACAGATAATTTAATTCGTTCCTATGTTGCTTTTGCCTCAAGTGTCACCTTAACCACAAATGCTGTAGGAGTTTGGTTAAACATCGATACGGCAATTCCTTGCGGCTTAATTATTAATGAATTAGTTTCAAACTCCCTAAAACATGCTTTCCCAGGCTCAAATCAAGAAAATGAAATTCGGATTAGTATTACCTCAACTGAGGAGAATCAATTTACTTTAACGGTTCGAGATAACGGCATTGGCTTTCCAGAAAATATTGACTTTCGCAATACCGAATCATTGGGTTTAGAGTTGGTTTGCATTTTCACAGAACAGCTAGATGGCACGATTGAGCTTAACCAAAGCAATGGCACCGCTTTTATTATTACATTTTCAGAAATAGGCAATATTGGAAGGATCGAAAAAAATGGCCAATGA
- the rsmH gene encoding 16S rRNA (cytosine(1402)-N(4))-methyltransferase RsmH codes for MTTDSQERLNSDTPAFVHVSVLSRELIAGLEVRAGGQYLDVTVGGGGHSRLILEAAPDVRVTALDQDEQAIAAAQANLAEFGDRVQFGHRNFATYAPGNLRFDGIIADLGVSSAQFDIPDRGFSFRHEASLDMRMDQRQDLTAAEVINFWDEVELANIFYNYGEERLSRRIARNIVEKRPFQTTTELAEAIARCVPRSYRYGRIHPATRVFQALRIVVNQELKVLETFLDTAPSWLKLGGRIGVISFHSLEDRLVKHRLRDSPLLKILTKKPILPQPDELEANPRSRSAKLRLAERQAD; via the coding sequence ATGACGACGGACTCCCAAGAACGGCTCAACTCGGACACTCCAGCCTTTGTGCATGTCTCAGTGCTGAGCCGAGAACTGATTGCAGGCTTGGAAGTCCGAGCGGGCGGCCAGTATTTAGATGTAACGGTGGGTGGCGGTGGGCACAGCCGTTTAATTTTAGAAGCCGCACCGGATGTCCGAGTCACAGCCTTGGATCAAGATGAACAAGCGATCGCCGCCGCCCAAGCAAATTTGGCTGAGTTTGGCGATCGCGTCCAGTTCGGCCACCGCAACTTCGCCACTTACGCCCCCGGGAACCTAAGATTCGATGGCATCATTGCCGATTTAGGCGTGAGTTCAGCCCAGTTTGATATTCCCGACCGGGGGTTCAGCTTTCGTCACGAAGCCAGCCTCGATATGCGGATGGATCAACGCCAAGACCTCACCGCCGCAGAGGTGATTAACTTCTGGGATGAAGTGGAACTGGCAAATATCTTCTATAACTATGGCGAAGAACGGCTATCGCGCCGGATTGCCCGCAATATTGTGGAGAAACGCCCTTTCCAAACCACGACAGAGTTGGCAGAAGCGATCGCGCGTTGTGTCCCTCGTTCATACCGTTATGGCCGCATTCACCCCGCAACCAGAGTGTTTCAAGCCTTGCGGATCGTGGTGAACCAAGAACTGAAGGTTTTAGAAACGTTCCTTGACACTGCACCGAGTTGGTTAAAACTAGGTGGCAGAATTGGAGTGATCAGTTTTCATAGCTTAGAAGATCGACTGGTGAAACACAGGCTAAGAGATTCACCGTTGCTCAAAATACTCACCAAAAAGCCGATATTACCCCAACCAGACGAACTTGAGGCTAATCCGCGATCGCGCTCAGCCAAGTTGCGATTGGCCGAGCGGCAAGCAGACTAA